A region from the Nesterenkonia lacusekhoensis genome encodes:
- a CDS encoding ABC transporter permease has product MSKVLLVCDLRDAPTLIFTFLVPAGLLIALVLSFGDMPSSSGGDSVNEVSSNVVAFGTAFVGIFAGASHLALWKENGMIRVLRAFPISTGTILLSQAAVGVMFAIAQAVLLVIIGVTPWLGMTPAITAPAALIPVVLGYLMFFFLGVLIGILVPSMAAVSMVAVLIVIPLGYAGGAMMPEEGLPDWLQTIAPYTPIYHTREAVTMPLVDVGTWGDAALGCLYLTGVSALLFLVVRSLMRWDK; this is encoded by the coding sequence ATGTCAAAGGTGCTGCTGGTCTGTGATCTGCGAGACGCCCCGACGCTCATCTTCACGTTCCTGGTACCTGCCGGGCTGCTCATCGCCCTGGTCCTTTCTTTCGGTGATATGCCTTCTTCCTCGGGCGGGGACTCCGTCAACGAGGTGAGCTCCAACGTCGTCGCCTTCGGCACAGCCTTCGTCGGCATCTTCGCCGGAGCTTCCCATCTTGCCCTGTGGAAAGAGAACGGCATGATTCGGGTATTGCGGGCCTTCCCCATCTCCACTGGGACCATCCTGCTCTCCCAAGCCGCCGTCGGGGTGATGTTTGCCATCGCCCAAGCCGTGCTGCTGGTCATCATCGGTGTCACTCCCTGGCTGGGAATGACCCCGGCCATAACGGCTCCAGCAGCTCTGATCCCGGTCGTACTGGGCTATTTGATGTTCTTCTTCTTAGGCGTGCTCATCGGCATCCTAGTCCCCTCGATGGCTGCGGTCTCGATGGTCGCAGTCCTCATCGTGATTCCGTTGGGGTATGCAGGGGGAGCGATGATGCCCGAGGAGGGCCTGCCCGACTGGCTTCAGACCATCGCGCCCTACACCCCGATTTATCACACGCGTGAAGCTGTCACTATGCCGCTGGTCGATGTGGGCACCTGGGGAGATGCCGCACTGGGGTGCCTCTACCTCACCGGAGTCTCTGCCCTGCTGTTTCTCGTGGTCCGCTCTCTGATGCGCTGGGATAAGTAG
- a CDS encoding YcaO-like family protein, with amino-acid sequence MTQNWPPSPLPRTWRAPSGYVTLPHWAQQHTEQARTQWSRTREERIHGLIRCGYAETLEEVQPWSALGEALAAMADHLSPAEEGGEVPIWELDLSGESRRGFFRPAVSEPWETTDTDADSDPEQLTGGTAPGLRERTLGEVELPEHLLVNSVASYLGHPVTNAIGWTTVAPVTGSTPNWNKSEVRTLSWSGHTTSYERSRTAALVEGIERCVGALQSTGVSTLAAGKDLPGRAVTPNDFPAYPEDFYHHRGARYTENELHEWVRGRSLSTDEPVWIPREYVFYGEQMSYRRWALSTSSGCATGSSTTEAALFGLLELLERDAFLTCWHGQIPAQRIAPESLPGLVPVLARARLLGYEVETGLMPSPTGVPAAVAVASAPEIRAVGAACHPDPARAITQAVEEAWTYLPERVQVARKNPERIAEVTADPEKVTDIDDHPLVFVPGQDPRYDNFCGPAPAVPLNEASSDLTEFSSFSSARALLDHLVGVLDRDGVEVYVYVQTSEIERSLGLETVMVIAPDLLPIDFGWGNQRVLSSPRLAELSQRFTGEAREPLLLPHPFS; translated from the coding sequence ATGACCCAAAACTGGCCACCGTCCCCGCTGCCTCGAACCTGGCGCGCACCTTCGGGGTATGTCACCCTTCCCCATTGGGCACAGCAGCACACCGAGCAGGCCCGCACCCAGTGGTCCCGCACTCGGGAGGAACGGATTCACGGCCTCATCCGCTGCGGTTACGCCGAAACACTGGAAGAGGTCCAGCCGTGGAGCGCTCTGGGTGAGGCACTGGCGGCGATGGCGGACCACCTCTCCCCTGCCGAAGAGGGAGGGGAGGTGCCCATCTGGGAGCTTGACCTCAGCGGTGAGAGCCGCCGCGGTTTCTTCCGCCCGGCAGTTAGCGAGCCGTGGGAGACCACGGACACCGATGCGGACTCCGATCCGGAGCAGCTCACCGGTGGGACAGCCCCGGGGCTGCGTGAGCGCACCCTCGGGGAGGTCGAGCTCCCCGAGCACCTCCTGGTCAACTCCGTTGCTTCCTATCTGGGGCATCCCGTCACCAACGCGATCGGCTGGACCACAGTCGCCCCGGTCACTGGGTCAACCCCGAACTGGAACAAATCAGAAGTTCGCACACTCTCCTGGTCAGGGCACACCACTTCCTATGAAAGAAGCCGCACAGCAGCCCTGGTCGAGGGGATCGAACGCTGTGTCGGTGCCCTGCAGTCAACAGGCGTCTCGACTCTCGCCGCTGGGAAGGACCTGCCTGGCCGGGCCGTCACTCCGAATGATTTTCCGGCCTACCCCGAGGATTTCTACCATCACCGGGGCGCACGCTATACCGAGAATGAACTTCACGAGTGGGTACGTGGCCGCAGTCTCAGCACAGATGAGCCAGTGTGGATCCCTCGTGAATACGTCTTCTACGGTGAACAGATGAGCTACCGGCGGTGGGCACTGTCAACCTCGTCGGGCTGCGCCACCGGCTCTTCCACCACGGAGGCAGCTCTCTTCGGACTGCTGGAACTTCTTGAACGTGATGCGTTCTTGACGTGTTGGCATGGTCAGATTCCGGCACAAAGAATTGCCCCAGAGTCGTTGCCTGGACTCGTACCGGTCCTGGCCCGTGCTCGGCTGCTCGGCTATGAGGTCGAAACCGGCCTGATGCCCTCCCCCACGGGAGTCCCGGCTGCAGTGGCGGTGGCCTCAGCCCCGGAGATCCGGGCGGTGGGTGCCGCCTGCCACCCTGATCCGGCTCGAGCGATCACCCAGGCCGTGGAGGAGGCATGGACCTATCTGCCCGAGCGTGTGCAGGTCGCCCGGAAGAACCCGGAGAGGATCGCCGAGGTCACCGCAGACCCCGAAAAGGTCACCGACATCGACGACCATCCTCTGGTGTTTGTTCCCGGCCAGGACCCCCGCTACGACAATTTCTGCGGCCCCGCTCCCGCTGTCCCTTTGAACGAGGCGTCATCGGACCTCACCGAATTTTCGTCCTTCTCCTCAGCCAGAGCGCTGCTGGACCACCTTGTTGGTGTACTCGATCGAGACGGGGTGGAAGTCTATGTGTATGTTCAGACCTCGGAGATCGAACGCAGCCTGGGCCTGGAGACAGTGATGGTGATTGCCCCTGATCTCCTTCCGATCGATTTCGGATGGGGGAATCAGCGGGTGCTATCCTCTCCCCGGCTTGCTGAGCTATCCCAGCGGTTCACCGGCGAGGCCCGGGAGCCCCTGCTTCTGCCTCACCCATTTTCCTGA
- a CDS encoding transposase family protein, with protein MFQPTGPHLSLPTASSVIDAVRDPTSVVFNLDGYQVLAACDLPLGGRRVSAVANSVEAACPDCGVVSTRVHQRTRQKVKDLGVGGKDIELVIIKPRFLCAEAACARRTFTQVTDQLPFRARCTARLKAAAVEAVLDEGMPIWRTCARYQLGWATINTAVTADALTIPAPDMGSAEGSVDRRAYAARATASL; from the coding sequence ATGTTCCAGCCTACGGGCCCACACCTGTCCCTGCCCACTGCCAGCAGCGTCATTGACGCAGTTCGGGATCCGACCTCGGTGGTGTTCAACCTGGACGGTTACCAGGTGCTCGCAGCCTGTGATCTGCCGCTGGGCGGCCGGCGGGTCAGCGCCGTTGCCAACAGCGTCGAGGCGGCCTGCCCTGACTGCGGGGTGGTCTCGACTCGGGTGCATCAGCGCACCCGCCAGAAGGTCAAAGACCTCGGCGTCGGCGGCAAAGACATCGAACTGGTGATCATCAAACCCCGGTTCCTCTGCGCCGAGGCCGCCTGTGCTCGGCGGACCTTCACCCAGGTCACCGACCAGCTTCCTTTCCGTGCCCGGTGCACCGCCCGGTTGAAGGCAGCCGCCGTCGAAGCAGTGCTGGATGAGGGGATGCCGATCTGGCGAACCTGCGCCCGCTACCAGCTTGGGTGGGCAACGATCAACACCGCCGTCACTGCCGATGCCCTCACCATCCCTGCCCCGGACATGGGGTCTGCTGAAGGTTCGGTTGACCGTCGGGCTTATGCCGCCAGGGCGACGGCATCCTTGTGA
- a CDS encoding heavy-metal-associated domain-containing protein produces the protein MANATDTTHTLLRAEGFSCPSCVTKIEKQVGKLDGVENVTVHFASGRVEIDHDETRSSVDDLIAAVDKAGYKSKASAF, from the coding sequence ATGGCGAACGCTACTGACACCACCCACACTCTGCTGCGCGCCGAGGGTTTCTCGTGCCCGTCGTGCGTGACCAAGATCGAGAAGCAGGTCGGCAAGCTCGATGGCGTCGAGAACGTGACGGTGCACTTCGCCTCGGGTCGCGTTGAGATCGACCACGATGAGACAAGAAGTTCCGTCGACGATCTCATTGCTGCTGTCGATAAGGCCGGCTATAAGTCGAAGGCCTCCGCGTTCTAG
- a CDS encoding heavy metal translocating P-type ATPase, with product MNAFRKWRYGNWFIPVVSGLLILVSFGVEKLFGGSWNVTVGPQWWIDAGEHAHGSGHVFTLANAFMLAAAIVAGYGIVVKAVRALLVKFISIDLLVSIAAIGATLIGNFWEAAAVTFLFAIGHALEAGTMNKTRAALAELVAVAPDVAVVMRDGEQVEIAAHQVRMGEIVLVKNGAKVPVDGQVVSGTGAIDEASITGESIPVEKTKSDHVFAGTISRGGFLQVMATGIGADTTLARIIRRVEEAQDAKAKTQAFIDRFSKWYTPAVMVLALAAGLISGDVVLGLTLLVIGCPGALVISIPVAIVAGIGRSARNGILIKGGEYLETSAKISAVAVDKTGTLTEGRPVLTDIVVLNPEADRREVLRWAAAAEAGSEHPLARPILDTAREEGVAPEGLPGSVTPVVGKGIVADAHGKRVLIGNVPLLEQYGIVNDAGAAVAANKLAAAGKTPMIVAVDESVLGVIGVADTIREDAPEMIRRLHASGVQKVVMLTGDTRLVAEAIGEAVGIDEIHASLLPEDKLDAVARLQREGHTVAMVGDGVNDAPALATADIGVAMGAAGSAVAVETADIALMGDNLLKLPEAISLAKRTVNVMRQNIWIALITVVVLLVGVFAGGVTMAIGMLVHEGSVLIVILNAMRLLRNTQGATALSRSERARAAHEAGRPVEPATAQSSSELPS from the coding sequence GTGAACGCGTTCCGTAAGTGGCGGTATGGCAACTGGTTCATTCCCGTTGTCTCGGGCCTCCTCATTCTCGTGTCGTTCGGCGTCGAAAAGCTCTTCGGCGGCAGCTGGAACGTCACGGTCGGCCCGCAATGGTGGATCGACGCTGGCGAACACGCCCACGGTTCTGGTCATGTGTTTACCCTTGCGAACGCGTTCATGCTCGCCGCAGCAATTGTCGCGGGGTACGGAATCGTCGTGAAGGCCGTCCGGGCACTGCTCGTAAAGTTCATCAGTATCGACCTGCTCGTATCGATTGCAGCGATCGGCGCGACACTCATCGGCAACTTCTGGGAAGCTGCCGCCGTGACGTTCCTCTTCGCGATCGGTCACGCACTCGAAGCCGGCACGATGAACAAGACCCGTGCAGCGCTCGCTGAGTTGGTCGCGGTGGCCCCCGACGTTGCAGTCGTGATGCGCGACGGTGAGCAGGTCGAGATCGCCGCACATCAGGTGCGCATGGGCGAGATCGTGCTCGTAAAGAACGGAGCGAAAGTTCCCGTCGACGGGCAGGTCGTGTCAGGCACCGGAGCGATCGACGAGGCATCGATCACGGGTGAGTCGATCCCTGTCGAAAAGACGAAGTCAGATCACGTGTTTGCGGGCACGATCTCGCGGGGCGGTTTCCTACAGGTCATGGCGACCGGCATCGGAGCCGACACGACGCTCGCGCGCATCATTCGCCGTGTCGAAGAAGCGCAGGATGCGAAAGCGAAAACGCAGGCATTCATCGACCGATTCTCGAAGTGGTACACGCCCGCGGTGATGGTACTCGCGCTTGCGGCGGGCCTCATCTCTGGTGACGTAGTGCTCGGCCTCACGTTGCTCGTGATCGGTTGCCCGGGCGCGCTCGTCATCTCGATTCCCGTGGCGATCGTAGCGGGAATCGGCCGCTCGGCCCGCAACGGGATTCTCATCAAGGGCGGCGAGTACCTCGAAACCTCGGCCAAGATCTCGGCCGTCGCAGTCGATAAGACGGGGACTCTCACCGAGGGCCGCCCGGTACTCACCGACATCGTTGTGCTCAATCCTGAAGCGGATCGGCGCGAGGTGCTTCGCTGGGCAGCCGCCGCAGAAGCAGGGTCCGAGCACCCACTTGCCCGCCCGATCCTCGACACCGCACGAGAAGAAGGAGTGGCCCCCGAGGGCCTTCCGGGATCGGTCACACCGGTCGTGGGCAAGGGGATCGTGGCCGACGCTCACGGCAAGCGGGTACTCATCGGTAACGTGCCGCTGCTCGAACAGTACGGGATCGTGAACGACGCGGGGGCGGCTGTGGCTGCGAACAAACTGGCAGCGGCAGGCAAGACCCCCATGATTGTCGCGGTCGATGAGAGCGTGCTTGGCGTAATCGGTGTCGCAGATACGATCCGCGAGGATGCCCCGGAGATGATCAGGCGCTTGCACGCTAGCGGGGTGCAGAAGGTGGTGATGCTCACCGGAGATACGCGCCTTGTCGCCGAAGCCATCGGTGAGGCGGTCGGTATCGATGAGATCCATGCTTCGTTGCTACCCGAGGACAAGCTCGACGCTGTCGCGCGGTTGCAGCGCGAGGGGCACACGGTCGCGATGGTGGGCGACGGCGTGAACGACGCCCCGGCCCTCGCGACCGCCGACATTGGTGTTGCCATGGGTGCAGCGGGCTCAGCGGTGGCCGTGGAGACGGCAGACATTGCCCTGATGGGCGACAACCTCTTGAAACTGCCCGAAGCAATCAGCCTCGCCAAACGCACCGTGAACGTCATGCGCCAGAACATCTGGATCGCGCTCATCACCGTTGTCGTGCTGCTCGTCGGGGTCTTCGCAGGGGGTGTCACGATGGCTATCGGCATGCTCGTGCACGAGGGATCGGTGCTCATCGTAATCCTCAACGCGATGCGCCTGCTGCGCAACACCCAAGGAGCCACTGCGTTGTCGAGGAGTGAACGCGCCCGAGCCGCACATGAAGCAGGCCGCCCGGTCGAACCAGCCACGGCCCAGAGTTCATCCGAACTTCCATCTTAA
- a CDS encoding cupin domain-containing protein, producing the protein MSENQFSVGEKATHFIIDEVAKANTYFRQVLWTGKHSQLVAMTIPVGGEIGDEVHDTTDQLLSFVSGSGEADLDGETHTVDAGDLCAVPAGTRHNFRNTGAEPLVLYTVYSPPEHAIDAEYATKELADAAEASGEDAPPQATT; encoded by the coding sequence ATGAGTGAGAACCAGTTCAGCGTCGGCGAGAAGGCGACGCACTTCATCATCGACGAGGTCGCGAAAGCAAACACGTATTTTCGTCAGGTGCTCTGGACGGGAAAGCATTCCCAACTCGTTGCGATGACGATTCCGGTGGGCGGGGAGATCGGCGACGAGGTGCATGACACCACCGACCAGTTGCTGAGTTTTGTATCGGGCAGCGGAGAGGCCGACCTTGACGGCGAGACGCACACCGTTGATGCTGGCGACCTGTGCGCTGTCCCGGCCGGTACTCGCCACAACTTCCGCAACACTGGCGCTGAGCCTTTGGTGCTCTACACCGTCTATTCACCTCCGGAGCACGCAATTGACGCGGAGTATGCCACGAAGGAACTCGCTGATGCGGCAGAGGCTTCGGGTGAAGACGCTCCGCCACAGGCAACCACGTAA
- a CDS encoding NADP-dependent oxidoreductase — protein MSKALVFAAYGGPETQELVERPAPAPGPGELAIEVKAAGVNPADWKIRAGQMGSHWPLPAPMGREASGVVTAVGAEVENFAVGDMVLGLAAKGQGTFAKHTVLDAAQTVQKPEELSFADAAALPVAGATAYDVTHQIELEPGQTMLILGAGGGVGLMAAQIGNVHKFTVIGVASATKQELVESTGATFVASGEGAADRVRAIAPEGVDVLIDLVGGQALRDLAVVAKDPSVIISTADPTTVQQLGGVAVVRTREGLEKVTGVAQYGLVDPQVTDRYSLDRAAEAVAMVEAGHTAGKVIIEP, from the coding sequence ATGTCGAAAGCGCTGGTCTTCGCCGCCTATGGCGGCCCCGAGACGCAGGAACTCGTTGAACGCCCCGCTCCGGCGCCTGGGCCTGGAGAGCTCGCGATCGAAGTGAAAGCGGCCGGGGTGAACCCTGCTGACTGGAAGATCCGTGCGGGGCAGATGGGCTCCCACTGGCCGCTTCCCGCACCGATGGGCCGAGAGGCCTCCGGTGTCGTCACCGCCGTAGGCGCAGAGGTCGAGAACTTCGCTGTCGGTGACATGGTGCTCGGCCTCGCGGCCAAAGGACAGGGAACGTTCGCGAAGCACACGGTGTTGGATGCGGCACAAACCGTCCAGAAGCCCGAAGAGCTTTCCTTTGCTGACGCTGCAGCACTGCCTGTCGCAGGGGCGACTGCGTATGACGTGACGCATCAGATCGAGCTGGAACCTGGTCAGACGATGCTGATTCTTGGCGCCGGAGGTGGGGTCGGGCTGATGGCGGCGCAGATCGGCAATGTGCACAAGTTCACGGTCATCGGTGTGGCCAGTGCAACGAAGCAGGAACTGGTGGAGTCGACCGGTGCGACGTTCGTTGCCTCCGGCGAGGGTGCGGCTGACCGGGTGCGTGCCATCGCGCCGGAGGGTGTTGATGTGCTCATCGACCTGGTCGGTGGGCAGGCGCTTCGTGATCTCGCGGTCGTCGCCAAAGACCCGAGCGTCATCATCAGTACCGCAGACCCGACCACCGTGCAGCAACTCGGTGGCGTAGCGGTGGTGCGCACGCGTGAAGGGCTCGAGAAGGTCACCGGCGTCGCCCAGTACGGTCTCGTCGACCCGCAGGTGACGGACCGGTACAGTCTCGATCGGGCTGCGGAGGCCGTCGCCATGGTGGAGGCTGGGCACACTGCCGGCAAAGTGATCATCGAACCATGA
- a CDS encoding class I SAM-dependent methyltransferase encodes MADAYGSPEVDIEGILGAEISPDDPDRAVIEPWAAAVDGPILDVGAGTGRWTGRLARLGHTVEGLEPSDRLITIARARHPAVVFHHDSIEDLARCETRWGGILAWYSTIHMSSEELLHALATLRTRLGDGGSLLMSFFAGPRREAFDHPIAAAYRWPMNKMVEALTYAGFEVIGQRSNPRTPHAYITARATPGFS; translated from the coding sequence GTGGCCGATGCATACGGGTCGCCTGAGGTTGATATCGAGGGCATTCTCGGCGCCGAGATCTCACCGGATGACCCTGACCGTGCGGTCATCGAGCCGTGGGCCGCGGCAGTCGATGGCCCCATTCTTGATGTCGGCGCGGGTACCGGGCGTTGGACCGGTCGCCTCGCACGCCTCGGACACACGGTGGAAGGGCTCGAGCCATCGGATCGCCTCATCACGATTGCCCGAGCCAGACATCCCGCGGTTGTGTTCCATCACGATTCCATCGAAGATCTCGCCCGTTGCGAGACCCGCTGGGGCGGGATCCTCGCCTGGTATTCGACCATTCACATGAGCTCAGAAGAGCTCCTACACGCGCTCGCAACACTGCGCACTCGGCTGGGTGACGGCGGATCGCTGCTGATGTCCTTTTTCGCGGGGCCGCGGCGGGAGGCATTCGACCATCCGATCGCCGCCGCATACCGGTGGCCGATGAACAAAATGGTCGAAGCCCTCACCTACGCCGGGTTCGAGGTGATCGGGCAGCGCTCGAACCCGCGGACGCCACACGCGTACATCACTGCACGCGCCACCCCTGGCTTCAGCTGA
- a CDS encoding Crp/Fnr family transcriptional regulator yields MPLAVSTDVDADPANDLCVARVPLFQGLTHAQQVEVAGFARTVRLDAVEQAYTAGSDMSQLMVVHTGQVKIARTSAAGHEQVIRVLGPGDFIGESAFLTGTRPDHAAEALVHTELCVFRHADLGRLVEKHPSIGLRMLQGVSQRLDDTEGRLASVIFGNVSSRLADYLLSLPATPGPRGAIDVTLPLAKKDIASLLSTTPESLSRQLRKLTDTGVISQQEQGRITITDVTALTALSTLSKRD; encoded by the coding sequence ATGCCGTTGGCTGTTTCAACCGATGTGGATGCTGATCCAGCAAATGATCTCTGCGTGGCCCGTGTACCGCTGTTTCAAGGGCTCACACATGCGCAGCAAGTGGAAGTTGCGGGATTTGCACGTACCGTCCGATTAGACGCTGTCGAGCAGGCGTATACAGCAGGCTCGGATATGTCGCAGTTGATGGTGGTGCACACCGGTCAGGTGAAGATCGCTCGTACAAGTGCGGCTGGGCACGAGCAGGTGATCCGGGTCCTCGGTCCGGGCGACTTCATCGGAGAATCCGCGTTTCTCACCGGCACGAGACCCGATCACGCAGCAGAAGCGCTCGTGCATACCGAACTGTGCGTGTTCCGTCATGCCGATCTCGGGCGTCTCGTCGAGAAGCATCCGAGCATCGGGCTGCGCATGCTGCAAGGAGTGAGTCAGCGCTTGGATGATACTGAGGGGCGGCTGGCTTCTGTCATCTTCGGAAACGTGAGCTCTCGTCTCGCCGATTACCTGCTCTCGCTCCCTGCGACGCCAGGGCCGCGAGGAGCCATCGACGTGACGCTGCCGCTCGCAAAGAAGGACATCGCTTCGCTCCTGTCCACGACACCAGAGTCCCTCAGTCGGCAACTTCGCAAACTCACCGACACCGGGGTGATCTCACAACAGGAACAGGGGCGGATCACGATCACTGATGTGACCGCGCTCACCGCACTCTCAACCCTCTCGAAGAGAGACTGA
- a CDS encoding heavy metal translocating P-type ATPase: protein MSSTGEFLRNRKLMMFVLVGLATGVMLWLTGAEMALGVTAYLVLGIVIVITAIDMFKDLMRGHWGLDILAVIAMIATLAVQEYVAGLIIALMLTGGEALEDLAARRASRELDQLLSRAPAFAGRIHPVTGEVERIAIEEVKVGDELLVRSSEILPVDGVLLSNHATIDESSVTGEPIPVNYHAGDPLLSGTVNSTTSFTMRAQKVAADSNYASIVRLVEEAVDSRAPMVRLADRYAVPFTIVSLLIAGFAWFLSEDPVRFAEVLVVATPCPLLIATPVAFMGGMSSAAKLNVIIKDGGVLEVLARVRAVAFDKTGTLTEGKADVVEIHPAARTVDETLQLAAAAEQYSVHVFADPIVASARTQQLELPEVVTADEVATNGVLASLADGTSVRVGKPSFIEEVTGPIDRPVLSAGETAVYVSVGDELAGVIILSDPIREQSAETVSRLRRAGVAEIAMVTGDITSTAESVAHAVDIQTVHAETTPQTKVRIVQAMRPRPVLMVGDGINDAPVLAAADVGVAMAGRGATVASESAAAVITSNDIARVADVAYVSRRTVQIALQSIWMGIIISVGLMLVAASGYLPAVMGALLQEIVDLVAILSALRALRAHRGARRESPARQEVPVG, encoded by the coding sequence ATGTCATCGACGGGGGAATTTCTTCGCAACCGCAAGCTCATGATGTTCGTGCTCGTCGGTTTGGCGACCGGGGTTATGCTCTGGCTGACCGGCGCAGAGATGGCTCTCGGGGTCACCGCATACTTGGTGCTCGGTATCGTGATCGTGATCACCGCGATCGACATGTTCAAAGATCTGATGCGCGGGCATTGGGGGCTCGACATTCTTGCGGTCATCGCCATGATCGCGACACTCGCCGTACAGGAATATGTCGCGGGGCTCATCATCGCGTTGATGCTCACCGGAGGGGAAGCACTCGAAGACCTCGCCGCTCGCCGCGCGAGCCGAGAACTCGACCAACTGTTGAGCCGAGCCCCAGCATTCGCGGGTCGAATTCACCCGGTAACAGGTGAGGTCGAACGCATCGCGATCGAAGAGGTGAAAGTCGGCGACGAACTGCTGGTGCGCTCCTCAGAGATCCTCCCCGTCGACGGGGTGCTCCTATCGAATCACGCGACGATTGATGAATCATCCGTGACCGGTGAACCGATCCCGGTGAACTACCACGCGGGCGACCCACTGCTTTCTGGAACGGTCAACAGCACGACGAGCTTCACGATGCGCGCGCAGAAGGTGGCAGCCGATTCGAACTACGCCTCGATCGTACGGTTGGTCGAGGAGGCCGTGGACTCCCGGGCACCGATGGTGCGACTCGCCGACCGTTATGCGGTGCCGTTCACCATTGTGTCATTGCTGATTGCGGGCTTCGCGTGGTTTCTCAGCGAGGACCCGGTGCGGTTTGCCGAGGTGCTCGTCGTGGCGACGCCGTGCCCGCTGCTCATCGCCACCCCGGTCGCGTTCATGGGCGGGATGAGTTCCGCGGCAAAGCTCAACGTCATCATCAAAGACGGTGGCGTGTTAGAGGTGCTCGCCCGGGTCCGTGCAGTCGCATTCGACAAGACCGGCACCTTGACCGAAGGCAAAGCCGACGTCGTCGAGATTCACCCTGCTGCTCGCACCGTAGACGAGACGCTGCAGCTCGCGGCCGCCGCCGAGCAGTACTCCGTGCACGTGTTCGCCGATCCGATCGTGGCATCGGCACGCACACAGCAACTTGAGCTTCCCGAAGTGGTGACGGCCGACGAGGTGGCAACAAACGGTGTCCTCGCCTCCCTGGCAGACGGCACCTCGGTGCGAGTGGGCAAGCCCTCATTTATCGAAGAGGTGACCGGGCCGATCGATCGACCCGTACTCTCAGCTGGGGAGACGGCCGTCTACGTATCGGTCGGTGACGAGCTCGCCGGAGTGATCATCTTGTCCGACCCGATTCGTGAGCAGTCTGCAGAGACGGTGTCCCGTCTTCGCCGAGCAGGCGTAGCCGAGATCGCGATGGTGACCGGTGATATCACGTCGACCGCGGAGTCTGTCGCACACGCGGTCGACATTCAGACGGTGCACGCTGAGACCACTCCCCAGACCAAGGTGCGGATTGTGCAGGCGATGCGGCCGAGACCCGTACTCATGGTCGGCGATGGGATCAATGATGCCCCGGTGCTGGCGGCCGCCGACGTCGGTGTTGCGATGGCGGGCAGGGGTGCAACGGTCGCGAGCGAGTCAGCAGCGGCGGTGATCACCTCGAACGACATCGCGCGAGTGGCAGATGTGGCCTATGTCTCGCGGCGCACGGTGCAGATCGCCCTGCAGTCGATCTGGATGGGCATCATCATCTCAGTCGGTTTGATGCTCGTCGCCGCATCCGGCTATTTGCCGGCGGTGATGGGAGCGCTGCTGCAAGAGATTGTTGACCTTGTGGCCATTCTGTCGGCGCTCCGCGCGCTCCGAGCGCACCGGGGTGCGCGGCGCGAGAGCCCTGCTCGGCAGGAAGTGCCGGTAGGCTAA
- a CDS encoding tyrosine-type recombinase/integrase, with protein sequence MDELGRGLRPATYSAWFWKLCDSGGHRRIRLHSVRHSLAFWLHSLGAPPADAAALLGHTAEVHLSTYLPESGATGIQRAAQALGVAAVG encoded by the coding sequence GTGGATGAACTCGGGCGCGGACTGCGCCCGGCTACCTACTCGGCATGGTTCTGGAAACTGTGCGACTCCGGCGGGCACCGTCGTATCCGGCTTCACTCCGTGCGCCACTCGCTGGCCTTCTGGCTCCACTCCCTCGGAGCGCCACCGGCAGACGCAGCCGCGCTGCTGGGCCACACTGCGGAGGTCCACCTGTCCACCTACCTGCCCGAGTCCGGTGCAACCGGGATTCAGCGCGCAGCCCAGGCCCTCGGAGTAGCCGCCGTGGGATAA
- a CDS encoding type B 50S ribosomal protein L31, whose product MKKDAHPQYQPVIFNDLSSGEKVLTRSTASSDKTMEWEDGNTYPVIDVEISAASHPFYTGKQRIMDSAGRVDKFNKRFKGFGKKS is encoded by the coding sequence ATGAAGAAGGACGCCCACCCGCAGTACCAGCCGGTCATCTTCAACGACCTCTCCTCCGGCGAGAAGGTCCTGACCCGCTCCACCGCTTCCTCCGACAAGACTATGGAGTGGGAGGACGGCAACACCTACCCGGTCATCGACGTCGAGATCTCCGCTGCTTCGCACCCGTTCTACACCGGTAAGCAGCGCATCATGGACTCCGCAGGCCGCGTGGACAAGTTCAACAAGCGCTTCAAGGGCTTCGGCAAGAAGTCCTGA